From Monomorium pharaonis isolate MP-MQ-018 chromosome 9, ASM1337386v2, whole genome shotgun sequence, the proteins below share one genomic window:
- the LOC105839041 gene encoding isoleucine--tRNA ligase, cytoplasmic isoform X2, translating to MSMYGNGKISCDPMYAVTNTKVVPLRHMNGKDSSLDNCCVSPTKMVQSDVPDTSDDGFPRQKMNLPETINFAEEEETTMNLWKKGMVFEVSMYLSAKRPKYSFYDGPPFATGLPHYGHILTGTIKDIVTRYAYQSGYHVERRFGWDCHGLPVENEIDKKLGIKGPDDVAKMGIAAYNQECRNIVMRYAKEWQEIVGRMGRWIDFDNDYKTMYPWYMESIWWIFKQLYNKGLVYQGIKVMPYSTGCNTPLSNFEAGQNYKDVVDPSVIVAFPLLDEPGVSLLAWTTTPWTLPSNLALCVNPTFEYVEAKNEKTGDVYIILETQLHTLKGSYIIMKRRKGVDLKGKAYDPPFPYFLHYREKGAFRVLNDTYVTAETGTGIVHQAPYFGEDDFRCCLEAGIIRKDQESVCPVDSCGCFTEPVSDFLGKYVKDVDKEIIKYLQSKKRLVASGSVKHSYPFCWRTDTPLIYKAVPSWFLRVELIKDRLLITNSETYWVPDFVKEKRFGNWLRDARDWAISRNRYWGNPIPLWISEDGEETVCVGDIDELARLTGTKVQDIHRESIDHLTIPSKRPGQPPLRRVPEVFDCWFESGSMPYAQRHYPFDTHADFDEYFPADFIAEGIDQTRGWFYTLLVISTALFGKAPYKNLVANGLVLASDGQKMSKRKKNYPDPMEVVKKYGADALRLYLINSPVVRAENLRFKEEGVRDVIKDVFLPWYNAFRFLLQNIEQYEKNTKDVFVFKDELDFHPDNIMDKWIISFTQSLLVFVKREMKEYRLYTVIPYLIKYIDNLTNWYVRMNRKRIKGEDGPRDCKNALTTLFLAIYTMVKTYAPFTPFLTEFMFQQLVRCVPSELEDKSEIERTFRSEYNWNYDVKKKGEFKWQDSVHYRQIPHPRDDLIDKSTEKAVSHMQSVIQLGRIVRDRKVIPTKYPLPEIVVIHQDAEVLKDISSLKSYVLEELNVKKLTVTGDKEKYGVTLRAEPDHKTLGARLKGEFKQIIQAIKELSDEQLQKFVVTKEIFVQGHKLEEQDLRLMFSFTGPAAEQLSQQYEAHGEGNLLILLDITADEAMHNEGIAREVINRVQKLRKKARLVPSDEAIAYYEIKDKSSNLAKVIVSHKEFIENATKTPQRDMTELPSNADYDIILEEMQKIKGVDMKLALVRTKASPYLSGSATSGSQSSVSYVDVTLMDMQPRYGGTSNGRILLYDSQLGPITYKRLKQEIDLVFGIYGCSYDLYLNSKKLKTLDDIPVEVEIFNKQKLEVLRSK from the exons ATGTCAATGTATGGTAACGGGAAGATATCGTGTGACCCAATGTATGCGGTTACAAATACGAAAGTAGTTCCTTTACGACATATGAACGGAAAAG atAGTTCACTCGACAACTGTTGCGTCAGCCCGACGAAGATGGTTCAGTCAGACGTGCCGGACACGTCCGACGACGGATTTCCTCGCCAGAAAATGAATCTCCCGGAGACCATTAACTTCGCGGAAGAGGAGGAAACGACGATGAACTTGTGGAAAAAAGGAATGGTATTTGAAGTGAGTATGTACTTGTCGGCGAAACGGCCGAAGTACTCGTTCTACGACGGGCCGCCGTTCGCCACTGGCCTGCCGCACTACGGCCACATCCTTACCGGCACCATAAAGGACATCGTGACCAGGTATGCGTATCAGAGCGGCTACCACGTGGAGCGTCGATTCGGCTGGGATTGCCACGGTCTACCCGTAGAGAACGAGATCGACAAGAAGCTTGGCATTAAGGGGCCTGACGACGTCGCCAAGATGGGAATCGCGGCGTACAACCAAGAGTGCCGTAACATTGTAATGAGGTACGCAAAAGAGTGGCAAGAGATCGTCGGCCGGATGGGACGTTGGATCGACTTTGATAATGACTACAAGACTATGTACCCATGGTACATGGAGTCCATCTGGTGGATATTCAAGCAGCTGTACAACAAGGGCCTGGTCTATCAAGGCATCAAGGTGATGCCGTATTCCACTGGATGCAACACGCCGCTGTCCAACTTCGAGGCAGGCCAAAATTACAAGGACGTGGTTGACCCGTCAGTCATCGTCGCCTTCCCGCTGTTGGACGAGCCAGGGGTGTCTTTGCTTGCCTGGACCACTACTCCTTGGACGCTGCCCAGTAACCTGGCGCTGTGCGTCAATCCCACCTTCGAGTACGTGGAGGCCAAGAATGAGAAGACCGGTGACGTTTACATCATACTGGAGACCCAGCTGCACACACTGAAGGGTTCTTACATTATtatgaaaagaagaaaaggagtAGATCTGAAAGGGAAGGCGTACGATCCACCATTTCCATATTTCTTGCATTACAGAGAGAAAGGCGCTTTTAGAGTACTGAACGACACCTATGTCACGGCGGAAACTGGAACGGGTATCGTTCATCAGGCCCCGTATTTCGGCGAGGACGATTTCCGATGTTGTCTAGAGGCCGGTATCATACGCAAGGACCAGGAGAGCGTGTGCCCGGTCGATAGTTGTGGCTGTTTCACAGAGCCAGTCAGCGACTTCCTCGGCAAGTACGTCAAGGACGTGGACAAGGAGATAATCAAATATCTACAGTCCAAGAAGAGACTAGTCGCAAGTGGTTCGGTGAAGCACAGCTATCCGTTCTGCTGGCGAACCGACACGCCGCTCATCTACAAGGCTGTGCCCTCCTGGTTTCTGCGCGTGGAACTGATCAAGGACCGGCTACTGATAACGAACAGCGAGACCTACTGGGTACCGGACTTCGTGAAGGAGAAGCGATTCGGCAACTGGTTGCGCGACGCACGCGACTGGGCGATTAGCCGGAATCGTTACTGGGGTAATCCCATTCCACTCTGGATTTCAGAAGACGGCGAAGAGACCGTGTGCGTGGGCGACATCGACGAGTTGGCACGATTGACGGGCACAAAGGTGCAGGACATCCATCGTGAGAGCATCGATCACCTGACGATACCGTCGAAACGACCGGGACAACCGCCTCTGCGTCGCGTGCCCGAGGTCTTCGACTGCTGGTTTGAGTCTGGCTCCATGCCGTACGCGCAGCGACACTATCCGTTCGACACCCATGCGGACTTCGACGAGTACTTCCCGGCGGACTTCATCGCCGAGGGCATCGATCAGACGCGCGGCTGGTTCTACACGCTCCTGGTAATATCCACCGCGCTGTTCGGCAAAGCCCCGTACAAGAATCTCGTGGCCAACGGCTTGGTACTCGCGTCCGACGGTCAGAAGATGTCGAAGCGTAAGAAAAATTATCCCGATCCCATGGAGGTGGTCAAGAAATACGGGGCCGACGCCTTACGCCTCTATTTGATCAATTCGCCGGTCGTGAGAGCCGAAAATCTCAGGTTCAAGGAAGAGGGCGTGCGAGATGTCATCAAAGATGTTTTCCTGCCGTGGTACAACGCGTTTCGTTTTCTTCTTCAGAATATCGAGCAGTACGAGAAAAACACAAAGGACGTGTTTGTATTTAAAGACGAGCTGGATTTTCATCCTGACAATATAATGGACAAGTGGATCATATCCTTCACGCAATCGCTGCTGGTTTTCGTGAAAAGAGAGATGAAGGAGTACAGATTGTACACCGTGATACCTTATCTAATAAAGTACATTGACAATCTCACGAACTGGTACGTCAGAATGAATAGGAAACGTATCAAAGGCGAGGATGGTCCACGAGATTGCAAGAACGCATTGACAACTTTGTTTCTCGCGATTTACACGATGGTGAAGACCTACGCGCCGTTCACGCCGTTTTTGACGGAATTCATGTTCCAGCAATTGGTCAGATGTGTTCCGTCGGAGTTGGAAGACAAATCTGAGATAGAACGTACATTTAGAAGTGAATACAATTGGAATTATGACgttaaaaaaaagggagaattTAAATGGCAGGACAGTGTGCATTACAGACAGATTCCTCATCCACGCGATGATCTGATCGACAAGAGTACAGAGAAGGCTGTGTCGCACATGCAGTCGGTTATTCAATTAGGTCGCATCGTACGAGACAGAAAGGTCATTCCCACAAAGTATCCCTTGCCAGAAATCGTAGTGATTCATCAGGATGCTGAGGTACTGAAGGACATATCGTCGCTGAAGTCGTATGTCCTCGAGGAGCTCAACGTCAAGAAGTTGACCGTTACCGGAGACAAGGAAAAGTATGGTGTGACCTTAAGAGCAGAACCGGACCATAAGACACTTGGCGCACGTTTAAAGGGTGAATTCAAACAGATAATTCAAGCCATTAAAGAGCTATCTGACGAACAGTTGCAGAAGTTTGTCGTCACGAAGGAGATATTCGTGCAGGGCCACAAGCTCGAAGAACAAGACCTACGTTTAATGTTCAGTTTTACGGGGCCGGCCGCCGAGCAGCTGTCGCAACAGTACGAGGCTCACGGCGAAGGAAATTTGTTGATTCTTCTGGACATAACTGCTGACGAAGCGATGCATAACGAAGGAATAGCGCGGGAGGTGATCAATCGAGTACAAAAGCTGCGGAAGAAGGCACGACTCGTGCCTTCCGACGAAGCCATTGCGTATTACGAGATCAAGGATAAGAGCAGCAATTTGGCCAAGGTGATCGTTAGTCATAAGGAGTTCATTGAGAACGCGACCAAGACTCCGCAAAGAGACATGACGGAGTTACCGTCCAATGCTGATTACGATATAATTCTCGAGGAGATGCAGAAGATCAAAGGCGTGGACATGAAGCTTGCGTTAGTTAGGACGAAAGCCAGTCCTTACTTATCAGGCAGCGCAACGTCGGGATCACAATCTTCTGTAAGCTACGTCGACGTGACGCTTATGGATATGCAACCACGATATGGTGGAACCTCAAATGGCAGGATTCTGTTGTACGATTCTCAATTGGGACCCATTACATATAAACGTCTGAAACAGGAAATTGACTTAGTATTTGGTATTTATGGCTGCTCTTACGATTTGTATCTCAACTCTAAGAAACTTAAAACACTGGACGATATACCCGTGGAGgtagaaatattcaataaacaaAAGCTAGAAGTATTAAGGTCAAAATAG
- the LOC105839041 gene encoding isoleucine--tRNA ligase, cytoplasmic isoform X3 has translation MVQSDVPDTSDDGFPRQKMNLPETINFAEEEETTMNLWKKGMVFEVSMYLSAKRPKYSFYDGPPFATGLPHYGHILTGTIKDIVTRYAYQSGYHVERRFGWDCHGLPVENEIDKKLGIKGPDDVAKMGIAAYNQECRNIVMRYAKEWQEIVGRMGRWIDFDNDYKTMYPWYMESIWWIFKQLYNKGLVYQGIKVMPYSTGCNTPLSNFEAGQNYKDVVDPSVIVAFPLLDEPGVSLLAWTTTPWTLPSNLALCVNPTFEYVEAKNEKTGDVYIILETQLHTLKGSYIIMKRRKGVDLKGKAYDPPFPYFLHYREKGAFRVLNDTYVTAETGTGIVHQAPYFGEDDFRCCLEAGIIRKDQESVCPVDSCGCFTEPVSDFLGKYVKDVDKEIIKYLQSKKRLVASGSVKHSYPFCWRTDTPLIYKAVPSWFLRVELIKDRLLITNSETYWVPDFVKEKRFGNWLRDARDWAISRNRYWGNPIPLWISEDGEETVCVGDIDELARLTGTKVQDIHRESIDHLTIPSKRPGQPPLRRVPEVFDCWFESGSMPYAQRHYPFDTHADFDEYFPADFIAEGIDQTRGWFYTLLVISTALFGKAPYKNLVANGLVLASDGQKMSKRKKNYPDPMEVVKKYGADALRLYLINSPVVRAENLRFKEEGVRDVIKDVFLPWYNAFRFLLQNIEQYEKNTKDVFVFKDELDFHPDNIMDKWIISFTQSLLVFVKREMKEYRLYTVIPYLIKYIDNLTNWYVRMNRKRIKGEDGPRDCKNALTTLFLAIYTMVKTYAPFTPFLTEFMFQQLVRCVPSELEDKSEIERTFRSEYNWNYDVKKKGEFKWQDSVHYRQIPHPRDDLIDKSTEKAVSHMQSVIQLGRIVRDRKVIPTKYPLPEIVVIHQDAEVLKDISSLKSYVLEELNVKKLTVTGDKEKYGVTLRAEPDHKTLGARLKGEFKQIIQAIKELSDEQLQKFVVTKEIFVQGHKLEEQDLRLMFSFTGPAAEQLSQQYEAHGEGNLLILLDITADEAMHNEGIAREVINRVQKLRKKARLVPSDEAIAYYEIKDKSSNLAKVIVSHKEFIENATKTPQRDMTELPSNADYDIILEEMQKIKGVDMKLALVRTKASPYLSGSATSGSQSSVSYVDVTLMDMQPRYGGTSNGRILLYDSQLGPITYKRLKQEIDLVFGIYGCSYDLYLNSKKLKTLDDIPVEVEIFNKQKLEVLRSK, from the coding sequence ATGGTTCAGTCAGACGTGCCGGACACGTCCGACGACGGATTTCCTCGCCAGAAAATGAATCTCCCGGAGACCATTAACTTCGCGGAAGAGGAGGAAACGACGATGAACTTGTGGAAAAAAGGAATGGTATTTGAAGTGAGTATGTACTTGTCGGCGAAACGGCCGAAGTACTCGTTCTACGACGGGCCGCCGTTCGCCACTGGCCTGCCGCACTACGGCCACATCCTTACCGGCACCATAAAGGACATCGTGACCAGGTATGCGTATCAGAGCGGCTACCACGTGGAGCGTCGATTCGGCTGGGATTGCCACGGTCTACCCGTAGAGAACGAGATCGACAAGAAGCTTGGCATTAAGGGGCCTGACGACGTCGCCAAGATGGGAATCGCGGCGTACAACCAAGAGTGCCGTAACATTGTAATGAGGTACGCAAAAGAGTGGCAAGAGATCGTCGGCCGGATGGGACGTTGGATCGACTTTGATAATGACTACAAGACTATGTACCCATGGTACATGGAGTCCATCTGGTGGATATTCAAGCAGCTGTACAACAAGGGCCTGGTCTATCAAGGCATCAAGGTGATGCCGTATTCCACTGGATGCAACACGCCGCTGTCCAACTTCGAGGCAGGCCAAAATTACAAGGACGTGGTTGACCCGTCAGTCATCGTCGCCTTCCCGCTGTTGGACGAGCCAGGGGTGTCTTTGCTTGCCTGGACCACTACTCCTTGGACGCTGCCCAGTAACCTGGCGCTGTGCGTCAATCCCACCTTCGAGTACGTGGAGGCCAAGAATGAGAAGACCGGTGACGTTTACATCATACTGGAGACCCAGCTGCACACACTGAAGGGTTCTTACATTATtatgaaaagaagaaaaggagtAGATCTGAAAGGGAAGGCGTACGATCCACCATTTCCATATTTCTTGCATTACAGAGAGAAAGGCGCTTTTAGAGTACTGAACGACACCTATGTCACGGCGGAAACTGGAACGGGTATCGTTCATCAGGCCCCGTATTTCGGCGAGGACGATTTCCGATGTTGTCTAGAGGCCGGTATCATACGCAAGGACCAGGAGAGCGTGTGCCCGGTCGATAGTTGTGGCTGTTTCACAGAGCCAGTCAGCGACTTCCTCGGCAAGTACGTCAAGGACGTGGACAAGGAGATAATCAAATATCTACAGTCCAAGAAGAGACTAGTCGCAAGTGGTTCGGTGAAGCACAGCTATCCGTTCTGCTGGCGAACCGACACGCCGCTCATCTACAAGGCTGTGCCCTCCTGGTTTCTGCGCGTGGAACTGATCAAGGACCGGCTACTGATAACGAACAGCGAGACCTACTGGGTACCGGACTTCGTGAAGGAGAAGCGATTCGGCAACTGGTTGCGCGACGCACGCGACTGGGCGATTAGCCGGAATCGTTACTGGGGTAATCCCATTCCACTCTGGATTTCAGAAGACGGCGAAGAGACCGTGTGCGTGGGCGACATCGACGAGTTGGCACGATTGACGGGCACAAAGGTGCAGGACATCCATCGTGAGAGCATCGATCACCTGACGATACCGTCGAAACGACCGGGACAACCGCCTCTGCGTCGCGTGCCCGAGGTCTTCGACTGCTGGTTTGAGTCTGGCTCCATGCCGTACGCGCAGCGACACTATCCGTTCGACACCCATGCGGACTTCGACGAGTACTTCCCGGCGGACTTCATCGCCGAGGGCATCGATCAGACGCGCGGCTGGTTCTACACGCTCCTGGTAATATCCACCGCGCTGTTCGGCAAAGCCCCGTACAAGAATCTCGTGGCCAACGGCTTGGTACTCGCGTCCGACGGTCAGAAGATGTCGAAGCGTAAGAAAAATTATCCCGATCCCATGGAGGTGGTCAAGAAATACGGGGCCGACGCCTTACGCCTCTATTTGATCAATTCGCCGGTCGTGAGAGCCGAAAATCTCAGGTTCAAGGAAGAGGGCGTGCGAGATGTCATCAAAGATGTTTTCCTGCCGTGGTACAACGCGTTTCGTTTTCTTCTTCAGAATATCGAGCAGTACGAGAAAAACACAAAGGACGTGTTTGTATTTAAAGACGAGCTGGATTTTCATCCTGACAATATAATGGACAAGTGGATCATATCCTTCACGCAATCGCTGCTGGTTTTCGTGAAAAGAGAGATGAAGGAGTACAGATTGTACACCGTGATACCTTATCTAATAAAGTACATTGACAATCTCACGAACTGGTACGTCAGAATGAATAGGAAACGTATCAAAGGCGAGGATGGTCCACGAGATTGCAAGAACGCATTGACAACTTTGTTTCTCGCGATTTACACGATGGTGAAGACCTACGCGCCGTTCACGCCGTTTTTGACGGAATTCATGTTCCAGCAATTGGTCAGATGTGTTCCGTCGGAGTTGGAAGACAAATCTGAGATAGAACGTACATTTAGAAGTGAATACAATTGGAATTATGACgttaaaaaaaagggagaattTAAATGGCAGGACAGTGTGCATTACAGACAGATTCCTCATCCACGCGATGATCTGATCGACAAGAGTACAGAGAAGGCTGTGTCGCACATGCAGTCGGTTATTCAATTAGGTCGCATCGTACGAGACAGAAAGGTCATTCCCACAAAGTATCCCTTGCCAGAAATCGTAGTGATTCATCAGGATGCTGAGGTACTGAAGGACATATCGTCGCTGAAGTCGTATGTCCTCGAGGAGCTCAACGTCAAGAAGTTGACCGTTACCGGAGACAAGGAAAAGTATGGTGTGACCTTAAGAGCAGAACCGGACCATAAGACACTTGGCGCACGTTTAAAGGGTGAATTCAAACAGATAATTCAAGCCATTAAAGAGCTATCTGACGAACAGTTGCAGAAGTTTGTCGTCACGAAGGAGATATTCGTGCAGGGCCACAAGCTCGAAGAACAAGACCTACGTTTAATGTTCAGTTTTACGGGGCCGGCCGCCGAGCAGCTGTCGCAACAGTACGAGGCTCACGGCGAAGGAAATTTGTTGATTCTTCTGGACATAACTGCTGACGAAGCGATGCATAACGAAGGAATAGCGCGGGAGGTGATCAATCGAGTACAAAAGCTGCGGAAGAAGGCACGACTCGTGCCTTCCGACGAAGCCATTGCGTATTACGAGATCAAGGATAAGAGCAGCAATTTGGCCAAGGTGATCGTTAGTCATAAGGAGTTCATTGAGAACGCGACCAAGACTCCGCAAAGAGACATGACGGAGTTACCGTCCAATGCTGATTACGATATAATTCTCGAGGAGATGCAGAAGATCAAAGGCGTGGACATGAAGCTTGCGTTAGTTAGGACGAAAGCCAGTCCTTACTTATCAGGCAGCGCAACGTCGGGATCACAATCTTCTGTAAGCTACGTCGACGTGACGCTTATGGATATGCAACCACGATATGGTGGAACCTCAAATGGCAGGATTCTGTTGTACGATTCTCAATTGGGACCCATTACATATAAACGTCTGAAACAGGAAATTGACTTAGTATTTGGTATTTATGGCTGCTCTTACGATTTGTATCTCAACTCTAAGAAACTTAAAACACTGGACGATATACCCGTGGAGgtagaaatattcaataaacaaAAGCTAGAAGTATTAAGGTCAAAATAG